One part of the Schistocerca piceifrons isolate TAMUIC-IGC-003096 chromosome 2, iqSchPice1.1, whole genome shotgun sequence genome encodes these proteins:
- the LOC124774149 gene encoding putative ZDHHC-type palmitoyltransferase 2: MSEYYSEVVKVSSRMNDSRVQILKIFPVFTVLFSLWVLYVTLRVLDETGQSILVFALLLLQVYLNWLALLLGNRNCTASRSQDKSYFSWELLSAASDDYDFSNSSPPWNSNSEKNVEENKFYDHDFVSNTDITMQRIWYCPRCCQNSFIKCSHCSVCKKCIIERDHHCFFLGTCISMKNITYFIILLIYTGLTSSYVTLLLCNKMNLLDSSTTVLMEHFFPVSFAKWLSGEEYTYNLIEKLLLNVCVSLALFSLAFAAYYLCKAARSKTLQKSHKQRDIISFLKFTRNNASHFRKHNLVNLIFPMILMRYLPFNVASNTHKEN, encoded by the coding sequence ATGAGTGAATACTACAGTGAAGTAGTGAAAGTAAGTTCGAGGATGAATGACAGTCGTGTACAGATATTGAAGATATTTCCAGTATTTACTGTCCTGTTTTCATTATGGGTTCTGTATGTGACGCTTAGAGTTCTTGATGAAACTGGACAAAGTATTTTGGTTTTCGCATTGTTGCTATTGCAAGTCTATTTAAACTGGTTGGCACTGCTACTTGGCAACCGCAACTGCACAGCTTCAAGAAGTCAAGATAAAAGTTACTTCAGTTGGGAACTACTGAGTGCCGCTTCCGATGATTACGACTTCAGTAACTCATCACCTCCATGGAATAGTAACAGCGAAAAGAATGTTGAGGAAAACAAGTTTTATGATCACGATTTtgtttcgaacacagacattacaATGCAAAGAATTTGGTATTGCCCTCGCTGCTGTCAGAATTCTTTCATAAAATGCTCCCATTGCTCAGTGTGTAAGAAATGCATTATTGAGCGGGATCATCATTGTTTTTTCTTGGGAACGTGTATTAGCATGAAAAAtatcacatacttcattattctgttAATTTACACTGGTCTAACATCATCTTATGTCACTCTGTTGTTGTGCAACAAAATGAATTTGCTTGACTCCTCTACTACAGTGTTAATGGAGCACTTCTTTCCAGTATCATTTGCGAAATGGTTATCGGGCGAAGAATATACATATAACCTAATAGaaaaattgctgttgaatgtgtgCGTGTCGTTGGCTCTATTTAGTTTGGCATTTGCCGCCTACTATTTGTGCAAAGCAGCAAGAAGTAAAACTTTACAAAAGTCACATAAGCAACGGGATATTATTTCCTTCCTGAAATTTACAAGAAACAATGCATCGCATTTTAGAAAGCATAATCTCGTTAATTTAATATTCCCAATGATTCTAATGAGGTATTTGCCTTTCAACGTAGCGTCCAACACCCACAAAGAAAATTAA